Below is a window of Hydrogenimonas sp. SS33 DNA.
AAGCGGGTGGTGCTGTTCGACACGCTCATCGAAAAGCTGACGCCCGACGAGATTCTGGCGGTGCTGGGCCATGAACTTGGCCACTTCAAACACCGCGACATCTACAAGATGATCGCCATGATGGGCGGCGTCCTCTTCGTCGGTTTCTACATCTTCGGCAACCTCCCCACGTCGCTCTTCATGGAGCTCGGCGTGCGCCAGAGCCCGGCGATGATCATCATCCTCTTCCTTCTTCTGGTGCCCGTCTTCATCTTCATCTTCATGCCCGTCATCAGTTTCGTCAGCCGAAGCAACGAGTATGCCGCCGACCGCTATGCCGCGTCGCAGCGCCCGGCTGCCGACCTGATCAGCGCCCTCAAAAAGTTGGTGGACGAAAACAAGAGCTTCCCCAAATCCCACAAACTGAGCATCTTTTTCTACCACTCCCATCCCCCCGTCATCGAACGCCTCAGGGCGCTGGGGGACAAGAGCGTCTGCGACAAAGAGGGCAAAGACGAAGCCCTCAAAGGCGAATGCTCTCTATGAGCGAACCGGACCGGAAGAGCAAAGAAGAGCCAGTGACGGTCGAGTCTGCCCTGCGTCGGGCGGCCCAGGCTCTGGCAACCACCTCCGAGCGCCCCAGGCTCGAGGCGGAGATACTGATGGCGCACCACCTTCAAAAAGAGCGTATCTGGCTCCATACCCATGGCGACGAACCCGTGACGGACCCGGAAGGGTACGAAGCGCTGGTGGTGCGCCGCAGCAGAAGCGAACCCATCGAATACATCACCGGCAGGGTCTCTTTTTACGATACCTGGCTGGAAGTGGGGGAGGGGGTGTTGATCGCCCGCCCCGAAACGGAACTTCTGGTCGACAGGGCGGCGGAGGTCATCGAAAAGGAGAGGGTCGAAAGGCTCTGCGAAATCGGCGTCGGAAGCGGGGCGGTGAGCATCGCTCTGGCGAGAAAGTTCCCCGGCTTGAAGATCGTTGCGACGGATATCTCCGAAAAAGCGCTCGCCTATGCCCGCCGCAACATCGCGGCCCACGGGCTGCAGGAACGGATCGAAACCCGCCATACCGACCTGATGGAAGGGGTCGACGGGCCTTTTGAAATGGTCGTCTCCAACCCCCCTTACATCAGCGAAGACTACCTCCTCCCCCATTCGGTCCGCTACGAACCGCACAACGCCCTCGTCGGCGGCACCCGGGGTGACGAACTGCTCAAAAAGATCATCCTCACGGCCAAAGAGCGGAAGATTCCCCATCTTCTTTGCGAAATGGGGTACGACCAGAGAGAGGCGATTGCGGATTTTTGCCGGGAACAGGGCCTGGAGACGCCCCACTTTTACAAAGATCTGGCGGGGTTGGACAGAGGTTTCTATCTTCGGTTGTAGCTCCGTCTCCTTTTTGTGACGGAAATGGGATAAAATTAGCTATAGGGCACCTCTAAAACAAGTAAGGACGA
It encodes the following:
- the prmC gene encoding peptide chain release factor N(5)-glutamine methyltransferase; the protein is MSEPDRKSKEEPVTVESALRRAAQALATTSERPRLEAEILMAHHLQKERIWLHTHGDEPVTDPEGYEALVVRRSRSEPIEYITGRVSFYDTWLEVGEGVLIARPETELLVDRAAEVIEKERVERLCEIGVGSGAVSIALARKFPGLKIVATDISEKALAYARRNIAAHGLQERIETRHTDLMEGVDGPFEMVVSNPPYISEDYLLPHSVRYEPHNALVGGTRGDELLKKIILTAKERKIPHLLCEMGYDQREAIADFCREQGLETPHFYKDLAGLDRGFYLRL